In one window of Echeneis naucrates chromosome 17, fEcheNa1.1, whole genome shotgun sequence DNA:
- the map2k2b gene encoding dual specificity mitogen-activated protein kinase kinase 2b, producing the protein MPPKRRPVPLNIAPIGDGLSTSPNTDVAKEANLEALKKILEELDLDEQQKKRLEAFLTQKAKVGELKDDDFHRICELGAGNGGVVSKECHKPSGIIMARKLIHLEIKPAIRNQIIRELQVLHECNSPYIVGFYGAFYSDGEISICMEHMDGGSLDQVLKEARRIPEEILGKVSIAVLRGLAYLREKHQIMHRDVKPSNILVNSRGEIKLCDFGVSGQLIDSMANSFVGTRSYMSPERLQGTHYSVQSDVWSMGLSLVELSIGRYPIPPPDAKELEAIFGRPILDGGEGETHSTSPRPRPPGRPVSGHGAVMAIFELLDYIVNEPPPKLPHGVFTSDFQDFVTKCLIKNPADRADLKMLMNHMFIKRSEAEEVDFAGWLCKTMGLNQPSTPTHTAD; encoded by the exons ATGCCTCCTAAAAGGAGACCCGTTCCCTTGAACATTGCTCCCATTGGTGATGGATTATCCACCTCCCCCAACACAGATGTTGCAAAAGA GGCTAATTTAGAAGCACTCAAGAAAATATTGGAAGAGTTGGACCTGGAtgaacagcagaagaaaagattAGAAGCTTTTCTAACACAGAAGGCCAAAGTAGGCGAGTTGAAAGATGATGACTTCCATCGAATCTGTGAGCTGGGTGCAGGCAATGGAGGTGTAGTCAGTAAGGAGTGCCACAAACCATCAGGAATTATCATGGCTAGAAAG CTCATTCATCTGGAAATTAAACCGGCTATCAGAAACCAGATCATCCGAGAACTTCAGGTGTTGCATGAGTGTAACTCTCCCTACATTGTGGGTTTCTATGGAGCTTTTTACAGCGATGGAGAAATCAGCATCTGTATGGAGCATATG gatggtGGATCACTGGACCAGGTACTGAAAGAAGCAAGAAGAATCCCTGAAGAGATTCTGGGTAAAGTTAGTATTGCT GTTTTGAGAGGCCTTGCCTACCTGAgagaaaaacaccaaattaTGCATAGAG ATGTGAAGCCCTCAAACATACTTGTGAATTCACGTGGTGAAATCAAGCTATGTGACTTTGGTGTGAGTGGACAGCTCATAGACTCTATGGCCAATTCCTTTGTTGGGACACGATCTTATATGTCG CCTGAGAGACTGCAGGGCACCCACTATTCTGTGCAGTCAGACGTGTGGAGTATGGGCTTATCCCTTGTGGAGCTGTCAATTGGACGCTACCCCATCCCGCCACCAGATGCTAAAGAACTGGAGGCCATATTTGGAAGACCCATATTGGACGGTGGTGAGGGAGAGACGCACAGCACTTCACCCAGACCGAGGCCACCAGGAAGACCTGTTAGTG GTCATGGTGCTGTAATGGCCATCTTTGAACTCCTAGACTACATAGTAAATGAG CCTCCTCCGAAACTACCACATGGTGTATTCACTTCGGATTTCCAAGACTTTGTGACAAAATg TCTCATCAAAAATCCAGCAGACAGAGcagatttgaaaatgttgatg aaCCACATGTTTATCAAGCGGTCTGAGGCGGAGGAGGTAGATTTTGCCGGCTGGCTCTGTAAAACCATGGGGCTGAACCAACCAAGCACTCCCACACATACTGCAGACTGA